A single window of Falco rusticolus isolate bFalRus1 chromosome 6, bFalRus1.pri, whole genome shotgun sequence DNA harbors:
- the LOC119150118 gene encoding cytosolic 5'-nucleotidase 1B-like: protein MRGSGPEAPPPSAAAEGRQQEAEQDRAAAKAFYDSLVSKRPRPPNPQHAITVAVSSRALFDLVEEQRIYEEQGLEKYLEYQQDNENVTLKPGPAFYLVKALEHVNARLLELYPDDEERFDIVLMTSNHAQVGVRLINSINHYGLTIERFCMTGGESPIGYLTVYLTNLYLAADSEKVQEAVEAGIASATMFTANKDVAYSDTQLRVAFDGDAVLFSDESEQIVKEEGLDTFFEHEQLNENKPLAQGPLKGFLEDLGKLQKKFYAKNEQLNCPIRTFLVTARSAASSRARVLNTLRSWGLEIDETLFLEGAPKGPVLVKIRPHIFFDDQMFHIEGAQKLGTIAAHVPYGVAQKYHKSA from the exons ATGAGGGGCTCCGGGCCGGAGGCGCCGCCACCCAGCGCCGCCGCGGAGGGCCggcagcaggaggctgagcaggACCGGGCCGCGGCCAAGGCTTTCTACGACAGCCTGGTTTCCAAGAGACCCCGGCCG CCCAACCCGCAGCACGCCATCACGGTAGCGGTCTCCTCCCGAGCCCTCTTCGACCTGGTGGAGGAGCAGCGGATCTACGaagagcaggggctggagaaGTACCTGGAGTACCAGCAGGACAACGAGAACGTCACCCTCAAACCCGGCCCGGCGTTCTACTTAGTCAAG GCGCTGGAGCATGTCAATGCCCGGCTTCTTGAGCTATACCCTGATGATGAAGAACGATTTGATATTGTCCTGATGACTAGTAACCATGCCCAAGTGGGAGTGAGACTCATAAACAGCATCAATCACTACg GCTTAACAATTGAACGTTTCTGTATGACGGGAGGAGAAAGCCCTATTGGTTACCTGACTGTGTACCTCACGAACTTGTACCTCGCAGCAGACTCTGAAAAAGTGCAAGAAGCTGTAGAAGCAG GTATCGCATCAGCTACAATGTTCACTGCCAACAAAGATGTTGCTTACTCGGATACACAGTTGAGGGTGGCGTTTGATGGGGATGCCGTTCTCTTTTCTGATGAATCAGAACAGATTGTCAAAGAGGAAGGATTAGATACGTTTTTTGAACATGAACAGCTGAATGAAAATAAGCCTCTTGCACAG GGTCCTTTGAAAGGTTTTCTGGAAGACCTAGGGAAACTCCAGAAGAAGTTCTATGCAAAAAACGAACAATTAAATTGTCCCATAAGGACCTTCCTGGTCACAGCCAGAAGTGCAGCAAGCTCTAGAGCCAGAGTGTTGAATACTCTTCGTAGCTGGGGTCTGGAGATTGATGAGACACTTTTCCTAGAAGGAGCTCCTAAAGGACCAGTCCTGGTGAAAATCCGCCCTCACATTTTCTTTGATGACCAGATGTTTCACATCGAAGGAGCACAGAAATTAGGCACTATAGCTGCGCATGTTCCCTATGGCGTTGCTCAGAAATACCACAAATCTGCATGA